Genomic segment of Triticum aestivum cultivar Chinese Spring chromosome 6A, IWGSC CS RefSeq v2.1, whole genome shotgun sequence:
GGTGGACGCCCGATCTTCACATGGCCTTCATACGCGCCGTCGAGAGGCTTGGTGGACAAGAGAGTAAGTACTAGAACTTTTTCATGCAATAATTACTTGTGATGATCGGTTGTTTGCTCGTGAGATTCTATGATCATGTTTCGTTTCACTGAATCTGATTAATTTTCTACCTTCGATTTCTTGTTCATATAGGAGCTACTCCTAAGCTGGTGCTTCAGATGATGAATGTTAGGGGGCTCAGTATTGCTCATGTGAAAAGCCATCTGCAGGTAAATCATGTCGTGCAAAATTCAATTAGTTCGCTTACTTCGCATATCACTCTCGGTTTATGATCTATTTACTTTCAGATGTACCGAAGCAAGAAGCTAGACCACCACGGTCAACGGATCAGGGGAGCCATCTCCTCAGGTTCTCATCAATCCCAAAAATTTCGATCTAATTCACCTAAAACACTTGTGCTGATGAGAGGGTATTCTTCTTCTACATGTGGGCATGTGGTGAGCGCAGTATTTTCACCTATGGATTTCCACTCAATGAGAGGCGATCGACGCTTTCATGACATGCTCCTCCAAAGAGCTGCCGCCCTCTCCTCAACGGCGGAGCGCGGCGGCTTCTTCGTGTCacggaacggcggcggcggaggagggaacACCAATAGCCGCCTCTACGGGATTCTCCAACACCAACACCGGCCATCTCCGATGCAATCTGGCTTCAAGAACGGCAGTTTCAGGTAAATTCTATCACTAGACATGTAAACCTAGCCATTCTGCCGAGACGATCGATAGATCGAAACCCTAATTCATGAAGAACATCTGCAGGAATCAAGACTGGGCGTTCGACCACCGTGACATGATGGCCAGGAATGATGTGAAGGCCTCCTCGACCACGTCGCACTTCTTCGCGTCCTCGTCGGTAAGGAGGTGGCCATTAACCTCCGCAGTTGCGGGAGCCGGCGAGCAAAGGCGAGATGAGAGCTTTGGTTACTTTACCGGCCACGGCTCTGGGCCGCTCTCAAGGGCCATGGCAGTGGCACCGGCGACGTCGGTCGTGCCAGGAGAAGGTAACCATCGTCTCCCGTTTAGATGGCACGGTGGCGATGGCGGCAAGGTTGCTAAGGCCATATCGTCAGATCCCGTGATGATCGTCGAAGCCCTAGATTCCCAGAAGCAGAAGCATCTTGAGCAACAGAGGGCTCTGATGACACCAGCCGACAAGGTACGGCTTCCGGTAGAGACGCCGGAGTTGGAGCTCAGCTTATCTCCAGCCACGGCAATCGACGCCACAGATGGGACAccgagcaagaagaggaagaagagcactGCTGCATCGAGCGAGCAAGAGCTGGAACATGCCAACAAGCTGTCGATCTCGCTCTCGCTCATGCCACCTGCAGCTTCCGTGCCCATGCAGCGGCAGGAAAAGACAAGAGGGGGCAGCGTGGAGGCCGTTCTGGGGCAGAGTACTTTGGATCTGACCATGTCGATCAAGGCATTGGAGTGAGATCTTTCAAGTACTTTGTGTCGAGGGTTGTCCAAAAATTGCACACTGATCCATGCGATCAGTTAAGATTGTTAATTTAACCTTTTGTCCTCTACCAGTACATACGGAGATATATGTCATGTTTGTTGGTAAATTTGTCTATGGAGTATGGACAGCCTCTCCGATCGGTACGTGGCCACATGATCCATGCCTTGTTCTCTTGTGTGACAATATCTTCGGGAAGCTAA
This window contains:
- the LOC123130340 gene encoding uncharacterized protein isoform X2 — translated: MITREEERIIGDVEDKQVLAKITMDDRKRSMSGRTLDLNEGIDMESDDGEVGDDNDEEEEDGGSTTDVAGSRSSSNNSSTNHASETQQGTGAGEHRVRQYNRSKLPRLRWTPDLHMAFIRAVERLGGQERATPKLVLQMMNVRGLSIAHVKSHLQMYRSKKLDHHGQRIRGAISSVFSPMDFHSMRGDRRFHDMLLQRAAALSSTAERGGFFVSRNGGGGGGNTNSRLYGILQHQHRPSPMQSGFKNGSFRNQDWAFDHRDMMARNDVKASSTTSHFFASSSVRRWPLTSAVAGAGEQRRDESFGYFTGHGSGPLSRAMAVAPATSVVPGEGNHRLPFRWHGGDGGKVAKAISSDPVMIVEALDSQKQKHLEQQRALMTPADKVRLPVETPELELSLSPATAIDATDGTPSKKRKKSTAASSEQELEHANKLSISLSLMPPAASVPMQRQEKTRGGSVEAVLGQSTLDLTMSIKALE
- the LOC123130340 gene encoding uncharacterized protein isoform X1 gives rise to the protein MITREEERIIGDVEDKQVLAKITMDDRKRSMSGRTLDLNEGIDMESDDGEVGDDNDEEEEDGGSTTDVAGSRSSSNNSSTNHASETQQGTGAGEHRVRQYNRSKLPRLRWTPDLHMAFIRAVERLGGQERATPKLVLQMMNVRGLSIAHVKSHLQMYRSKKLDHHGQRIRGAISSGSHQSQKFRSNSPKTLVLMRGYSSSTCGHVVSAVFSPMDFHSMRGDRRFHDMLLQRAAALSSTAERGGFFVSRNGGGGGGNTNSRLYGILQHQHRPSPMQSGFKNGSFRNQDWAFDHRDMMARNDVKASSTTSHFFASSSVRRWPLTSAVAGAGEQRRDESFGYFTGHGSGPLSRAMAVAPATSVVPGEGNHRLPFRWHGGDGGKVAKAISSDPVMIVEALDSQKQKHLEQQRALMTPADKVRLPVETPELELSLSPATAIDATDGTPSKKRKKSTAASSEQELEHANKLSISLSLMPPAASVPMQRQEKTRGGSVEAVLGQSTLDLTMSIKALE